From the genome of Kryptolebias marmoratus isolate JLee-2015 linkage group LG19, ASM164957v2, whole genome shotgun sequence, one region includes:
- the chrna2b gene encoding neuronal acetylcholine receptor subunit alpha-2 → MVYNHLFVLKGTSVAWAVLLTQTVLSHVKTHSHAEDDLFKKLFSGYNKWSRPVPNISDVVIVKFGLSIAQLIDVDEKNQMMTTNVWLKQEWNDYKLRWRPSDYDNVTSIRVPSELIWVPDIVLYNNADGEFAVTHMTKAHLFHTGKIRWVPPAIYKSSCSIDVTFFPFDHQNCKMKFGSWTYDKAKIDLERLENTVDLNNYWESGEWAIINAVGTYNTKKYDCCHEIYPDITYFFIIRRLPLFYTINLIIPCLLISCLTVLVFYLPSDCGEKITLCISVLLSLTVFLLLITEIIPSTSLVIPLIGEYLLFTMIFVTLSIVITVFVLNVHHRSPSTHKMPRWVHAVFLDLIPRWLFMRRPAPDGRRRRLLLLQQEAAEDRRLLRAAGYKPAICISTSSTWLRDGSTLENPERSCYEDLELGTLATYFSFRPSSPRPPGSTPPPQQKQTQNQQEAAAGSNRQSAGGRFNPAPRPGDSTASESFQLSPSVMRALEGVHYIADHLRAEDADFSVKEDWKYVAMVIDRIFLWMFIIVCLLGTIGLFLPPWLAGMI, encoded by the exons TTCTTAGCCACGTGAAGACCCACTCCCACGCTGAAGATGACCTCTTCAAGAAGCTGTTTTCCGGTTACAACAAGTGGTCCAGACCCGTGCCAAACATCTCCGATGTCGTCATTGTGAAGTTTGGGCTGTCCATAGCTCAGCTCATAGATGTG GATGAGAAGAACCAAATGATGACAACTAATGTGTGGCTCAAGCAA GAGTGGAACGACTACAAGCTTCGCTGGAGACCGTCGGACTACGACAACGTGACGTCCATCAGAGTCCCGTCAGAGCTCATATGGGTACCAGACATCGTGCTTTATAACAA TGCTGATGGTGAATTCGCTGTGACCCATATGACGAAAGCCCACCTGTTCCACACGGGCAAAATCCGCTGGGTGCCCCCGGCCATTTACAAGAGCTCGTGCAGCATCGACGTCACCTTCTTCCCCTTCGACCACCAGAACTGCAAAATGAAATTCGGCTCCTGGACCTACGACAAGGCCAAGATTGACCTGGAGCGACTCGAAAACACCGTGGATCTCAACAACTACTGGGAGAGCGGCGAGTGGGCTATCATCAACGCTGTGGGAACGTACAACACGAAGAAGTACGACTGCTGCCATGAGATCTACCCAGACATCACCTACTTCTTCATCATTCGGAGGCTGCCTTTGTTTTACACCATCAACCTGATCATCCCCTGCCTGCTGATCTCCTGCCTCACGGTGTTGGTTTTCTATTTGCCCTCAGACTGCGGTGAGAAGATCACTCTTTGTATCTCTGTGCTGTTGTCCCTTACTGTCTTCCTTCTGCTCATCACGGAGATCATACCGTCGACCTCCCTCGTCATCCCCCTCATTGGCGAGTACCTCCTCTTCACTATGATCTTCGTCACGCTGTCCATCGTCATCACCGTGTTTGTGCTCAACGTGCACCACCGCTCCCCTAGCACTCACAAGATGCCCCGCTGGGTCCACGCCGTGTTCCTGGACTTGATCCCGCGCTGGCTGTTCATGCGGCGGCCCGCGCCCGACGGCCGGCGTCGCCGCTTGCTGCTGCTCCAGCAGGAAGCGGCGGAGGATCGGCGGCTCCTGCGGGCGGCCGGGTACAAGCCCGCCATCTGCATCAGCACCTCGTCCACCTGGTTAAGGGACGGGAGCACTCTGGAAAACCCAGAGAGGAGCTGCTACGAGGATTTGGAGCTCGGAACGCTGGCGACGTACTTCTCCTTCCGCCCCTCCTCGCCGAGGCCCCCGGGGTCGACTCCTCCGCCGCAGCAAAAGCAAACGCAGAACCAACAGGAGGCGGCTGCGGGGTCGAACAGACAGTCGGCTGGAGGCAGATTTAACCCCGCTCCGAGGCCAGGCGACAGTACGGCGTCAGAGTCGTTCCAGCTTTCACCAAGTGTGATGCGTGCTCTGGAAGGGGTCCACTACATCGCAGACCACCTGAGAGCTGAGGATGCTGACTTCAGT GTGAAAGAGGACTGGAAGTACGTCGCCATGGTGATTGACCGCATCTTCCTTTGGATGTTCATCATCGTGTGCCTGCTTGGGACTATAGGCCTCTTCCTCCCTCCGTGGCTGGCCGGCATGATTTAA